The window GGCGAGCGCGTAGAGCTGCTCGCCGAGCTCGTAGGGCACGATCTCGTCTCGATCCCCGTGCGCGATGAAGATCGGCACGTCGATCTCGCCGATCAGCGACGCCGAGTCGAACTGGTTGCCGGCGAGCATCGCGAGCGTCCCGTAGTGCGCGCGCGCGACGTCGCGCAGCCGCGTGAAGGTCGACACCACGATGACGGCCGCGACGCGTCGGCGGTGGGCGAGCGCGATCGACACCGCGCCGCCGAGCGACTCGCCGAAGGCGACGATGCGCTCGGGCGGCACGCCGTCGCGGATCAGCAGGTCGTAGGCGGCTTCTGCGTCGAGCTTGACGCCGGCCTCGGTGGGGCTTCCCGCGCTGCGGCCGTAGCCGCGGTAGTCGTAGGCGAGGACCGAGAGGCCGCGCGCCGCGAGCGCGAGCAGGATGTCGGCGCGCCACGCGATGTTGCCGCCGTTGCCGTGCGACCAGACGAGCGTCGGCGCGTCCTGCGCCGGACGTCCGTCCGCGGCCTCGGCGAACCACGCGTGCAGCTCGACGCCGTCGGCGGCGGTGAAGCGGCGCTCGGTCACCCCCGGCGGCGGCGCCGGCACCATGCGGTCGGGGAAGTAGATCAGGGGATCGAGTGCGCTCACGTTGCAGGCTCCGCAGGCGAGCGCCGCCGCGACGACC is drawn from Candidatus Binatia bacterium and contains these coding sequences:
- a CDS encoding alpha/beta hydrolase: MARRKGEHAAPLVVLAVVAAALACGACNVSALDPLIYFPDRMVPAPPPGVTERRFTAADGVELHAWFAEAADGRPAQDAPTLVWSHGNGGNIAWRADILLALAARGLSVLAYDYRGYGRSAGSPTEAGVKLDAEAAYDLLIRDGVPPERIVAFGESLGGAVSIALAHRRRVAAVIVVSTFTRLRDVARAHYGTLAMLAGNQFDSASLIGEIDVPIFIAHGDRDEIVPYELGEQLYALAKGEKRFLRVAGAYHNDVFEDPALLDAIADFAHAATRTPQRRR